The region TCGGTGGCTTTCTGTGGGTCTTCTCTCAGCAGACGCTGATAGCTGGAGAACGACTCTACCAGCCCCATGTAGCTGGAGAGAGGCATGGGCCttttcacccacacacactcctgcctGTTATACATTAataagaagacacacagagtacacagtacacacacagtctgttttgtctacacacacaaataatgtcTCTCATCAAGTCATTAAGAACACAAGCTGTCACTCACCACTCCTTGTCAGGGTAAGGGATTGAGTTGTAGGCCTCTCTGTATAACTCAATAGAGCTGACTCCAAGGTGAGGACTGCGGTAAGGTTTCAAGGCTTcataaaactgataaaaaaaaacaagaaacaggaagtgtttattATTTAGCTATTTTGATTTGCATGACACAGAGCCTGAAGCAGGCATTTCACTATCAGATGTGTTTGCTTCAGACAATTAACATGAAACATCTTGAAGTATAATCTCTCCAGAGTaagttaatatgttttaaatgcatCCTTTCAAAATAGAACAAACCTTCACACATCCATTTCATAAGACTGGTGTGTCGGAGAGCAAAGtgtcaaacaaaaacttaaaggtAAACTGTTGTTGACTGTTTGcctataaatgtttgttttcaggatagacagtgtgcaggagtttaccttaAAATGCATTCTTTAACAATTTGAAGTCACTGACATGATCTTGTCatctatatttacattttagtttCCATTTTCAGCCTCAGTGAGTTCCATTTAGATAACAATCCCTCCATTAACACCTGCTTTAACACTAATTATTCACTAGAGGGTGCTGTTGAACATCATTTAAATTTCTTATCCACTGATTGCTTTTGCTAAAGCCCACTGTAGTATGATGCTTAAACGTTGCCAAACAGTATATCCCCATACACTAGCAGAACTAAACAAATAGCACTTTGAAGCAGGGAAATAGCAACTTCATTGATGCTGTTACTCTAGTATAAAGCCCAAGTaggggaaaaataaaatacacatgtCTTCAGGAATGCTTTTCAGTAGTGTAAAAtaaatttttcatttatttttgaataaaaactttaaaaatatatatttgcatgattttttttaacaatttccCAATAATGTGGGAACAATATAACTAGAACCTTACTTCTAACTTGCAATGGAAAAGTAGATCAATGGTGCaccaacacattttgaaaaaatgcttttgtataaaaaacagtaacccatcatcaaacatattttactttatgtatttaaatcagGTCTTTCTACCACAACTTTAGACGATGAGAATCAGTCAAATCTAATGTTTAAAATAGAAGGAAATCTGGCATACATAAATTCTCAATGTCTTGATCTGCTTTCCTGAACACTGGCCTCCTAAATGATCCTCTAACACATTAAGCCAAAATGGGAAGTAATCATGTACTGGTTTTACAGTATATGCAATTACTTTTGATAGATGAACTTGTGATTATGTTGTTGGCTGCCAAATCCAAAACTAAATCCAAGACCTTTCACCCTCTGAAAATCCTGCAGCTCCTAAGTATAGGAAACCATATTGACAGTCATAAGCAATCTTTTTTTAAGGCGTGCTGAAGCACCTTTAGTTTTAATCTCAGCACCCCTTAAATTTCAAGGGCAAGTTCCCGAAAAGATTTTAGAAagtgttttgtaaatatacTATTTCTTTTATTGTTCACTTTGAATAAAGTGttgtaataataatgaatatgtatttaagttttttaagttttttagtACTAAAGTATTGAATgtggcagcagtagctcagtcttgggacttgggttggatcGGGAGGGTCGCTGGTTGAAGTCCTGGTACGTACCAAAGTATAGAAGTTGGTCTGCCCCCACCATCTAAAAAGGAGCGCTCCCTATGAAGCAGCCccaccctgacatctctcctttaacgcatgtccacaggtcgtgtttgcacatgtgtgtgagcagcatgtctctcaataaccaGTGTTAACCAGCATTTCTCCTCAGGGatacaaaaaaatgatatacaataaaataaataaaatgtgtatctCAAAGTTGTGTCTTGGTACTCACTGGTACCACTGATGTGTGGAAGGCAGGTTAACATGAGTGAAAATCAATGGACAATGGTGATGATGTGCAAAATGCAATCCAAATCAGCATAcgttatatatttcattttcatgtaaaaGGAATGTTACTCAGTATTATTGTGGTGAATAAtcttgctgttcagtgaatttAGTGCTTTAGTGGGAGATTTAAACACAAGAACTACATGTCACCATCTCTTCAGGAGCTGAGCACCCCTACATTTGTAAACCTTAAATTGCCCCTGTTGACAGTATAGCCTAACCATCTATTTTTGAACCTGTGGCTGAGAGTACCAGTGCACATTCACTATAACCTCTGTCAGGTGAACATTTTATGTCATCACCTCTTTGCAGACATCGTTGAGTGTCTGTGAGCAGCAGTCAGGGTGGCTGAGCTCCATGTCAATGGTGTAGTTAAGCAGCGCCAAGCAGCCACGGGGCTTCAGGACTCTGTGGGCCTCCTTGAGAAAGCGTGGTCGGTCAAACCAGTGGAAGGCAGACATGGCTGTCATCAAATCCACTGAGCCGTCAGCAAATGGCAGCTCCTCCGCCACACAATGTCTAAGTCAAAAGTCAAGTCAAAATCTTGGTGATTCAGAGGAACAGTGAAGCAGAAGTTTGAGCATCAAGCCtttttttcaacacaaacatgagcaTACAATCTGCATGATGTTTATCAAGGACCCAGCTGTAGACAGCATTAAGTTCAGGAAACGTTCTGGTATGTATTGTATTATTCAGcgtgcattaaaaaataaagatccgTGAACATATCAGTTAAGTGTTCTACAACGGAGGTAAGTCTGAACAGTAAAGCTTTGCTTGTGCTCATCCCTTACTTTACCAAGTTATATTTGCTTTTTCGTTCATGGGTGGATACGATTAGTGGCGGTTTTACAACTACTCTCAAATTAAagtagaaaatacattttcatatgaacattttgtgaaatattggaaaatgttcaaaataaatcaacaattaGGAAAACAATTGAACACATTAAAATTCATGGATATAAAATTATATTTCATAATtctttaaaatcaacattttaattggATACCATTTCTATTTTAGTCTTTTTGTAATATAACTTGTTTTCCAAATCcctttttacatattttgcaaagctattttaatatttcacaatttatttttgacAGCAGAGTTGACAACAGTCTCCGTCTCCTCACTTTTAAGCTAATTACATAACCCTTTGCCCCTTCCCATGTTAGCAAGTCCAATAACTACTACCAAATGTTTGCAGTGTTAGCAAGCTTCTGGTAACAAATACTCTCTCCAATTTTGTTTCTTTCAAGGAAAACCCGTTTATATCTCTCCGGACCATCTAAGGTATCAAAATGATTTCACAGTTACCTTGAATAAACTACCAAATGTTAGCGGCTGTCATTACTAGCCTCTTTACTCCTTGTTGaacaaactaaaacatgaaaaggtcttaattgttttttttttgtttttttttacaagttactgTTTTAATTGTTAATATTCTAGACAATGACTTAAATTGAACACTGGAGGATCAGCATctaactacatttaaaaaagatgatatAGGCTATTGTAATAGTAAACTGGATGTAGGCCTATCTGTGGTTGCGGTACAGCACATTTGCTCCATTGTATGGGCCTAACTGCATGACCGACTTTCACTAGACAAAGGTCACATTGTTCCTACACTGGCCCAGATTTAACTAAGTAGCTCACTAGACTTTAAGGACTGAACAGATGATGTGATGTTAATTGTCATGCATTTCACGAAGCCTCCCTTTAACCAGTGAAGCTCATGGAGTcagagttaaagaaaaaatattggTTGGCTTACCGATATGTAACATTTGGTTCCTTGGCATGCTGCAATGCCATTTCTATCTGGGCAGGACTAACGTCAGTCCCCACCACGGAGGCAAAGTGTTTGGACAGCAGCACTGTGCCCTGTCCTGAGCCGCAACCCACATCCACAGCCAACTCATAGGGACCCCCTTTCTGACAAAATATTTCACAGATGACAGTGCTTTACAGTGAGTAGTCATTCACAGTGAGCCTCATAaatggttcatttttttaaattaaatatgtagAAACCGGTATTAGTATTCAAACTGTACCTACCTGTTTTTCCAGGAAGTCAAGCACCTGCTGTATGAGATGATGGGATGGAGAGATCCTGTATTTCCAGTAGGAAGAAGTATGCTCTTTGCCTTCAAACAGGCGGTAAGTCATAGCTACTTAATTCCTCTCTGAGTAGCTAATCTAACATAAAATAAGCTTTAAAGTTATGTCCTTTTTTTCTGGATAAAATGAGCAACCTTCCACGTCAGCTGGACTGGTTTCTTTTCTGCCTGCCTTctgcatcaacacacacacacacacacacacacacacacacacacacacacacacacacacacacacacacacacacacacacatcccctcacaaaggggggagagagagagagacaaaggggTGCCTGGGAAACAGGAGGCCCCACTACTTCCACTGCTACGTGGTATGTAGGGCCAATGAGGGCCTTTAAAGGGACAACCCCATTTTTCTATACATGTACGATCCAGAAAATGTTCTGACCTTCTTTTCTGCACATTATAGAAAAACATAGTGAGTTTTGAAGTAATCCTTATGCTTGTGTTAAAAGGAACAAAGGTCCAGCTTAAAGTCTGTGTGATAAAGGGTCAGTTTATAGGTCATTTGTTGGTATGTATGTTTGTCAAAAGCAATAGTAACACCATGGAGGTGATTTGAGTATGGTACAAGCCCAGGGGGGAGTAAATAAACACTTTGTTGCACATTTTGGAGTTGGTTTTACttcagagtttatttttctgacagcctgtgtctttattttttcttcttcatttccaCACAAATGTCTTCTTTCTATCCTAACTTCATTACAGAAACAGACTCACTACTTTGGCTAAATtgattttaatatatatattcaacaaaatatattgtttttgtctttgcatcACTGGTTGTCTTTAAAACATAGACTCGTTTTAAAATAGGACAAAGAAGATAATTCATTGGTATATCCATCAGGGCAAATTATGCACGCAAGATGTATATCATCACGACAACAAACATagtataaaaagacaaaatggacAGAAGAGCGGGAAACTCCACATAGGAGAGGCATCTCATTCTCATTACTTTATtataaagattaaaaatgtagtttgtgaaataattaagtaaaaaacaacatatttgtgccCCTTTAACTTCTTGATGAAAAGCTGTACTCTGATCACAAGTTACTTCAGCTCTGTTTAAAATGCATCTAACAGGTTTAATATGAACTGTCAGCAGGTCAACGCTTGGTTTGACCTTCTGAGAACGAGCAGAGAATAAAAGGAGGGGCACTGAAGCAGTTAAAACAAGGAAATGGGCCTCCAGCTGTGCCACGCAGATCTTTCTCTTGACAACACTTGACACTATAAATCAAAGCATCTGAGCTCCCCTTCTGTGAAAACACAGTCTCAGGCCTGGTCAAATTTATTTTTCCAGTTATGTAACCTCACAGTGTGCATTAAAGTCTGCAGGGTATCAGCTGGAGATTTGAGAGGTAGAatcagtgaaaaataaaacattctttaGGACAAAGAAAATAGAGTAGAATGAGTCCAATAAAAAGAAGAGCCCAACCGATATTAACATATCTGTGACTATCTGTATATCAGCAATGTACATTCAGTagttttattgcagatatgcaccaatattactagatttaaTCAACACTCaaatagcattttttttactttagcagttctctttctgtaGAGTGTGCTATATTGATTAgaacaagcattatcaccctctgaatgtcaagcggtgatgcacgtataTGCAGTTAATTTCCatttgagtgaccatcttgtcttccttctttgataactgcatttaagagattaacacaataaatgtttctATCAATCTATttctacagatcgaacatagatcaaagaaagataatTGGCCAATACATCGGTATCATTTTAACGACGGTATCATTTTTTCCCTTCCTTATATCCATATCGGCCCCGAAAATTTCATTTCGGTCGGGCCATAATAAAATGTTATGAGTAGAGGTTCtattgacagaaaacaacataatacaacatctGGAGTTGGAGTGGTCCAAAAATGATTTCTTGTGACAAAAATAAGTGTATGAAGAATTTTAATTGCAACTAATTAAAAGTTGACTGACTCTCCTTGCAttacacaagacatcaaactgTAAATTACAATGTCTCTGAGATCAAACATATCAGTGTCACTATCAATACACACCTCCAttgtcactttattttattattgggGTTTTGATGCCAAGACACAGAAATACCCAGCCCTATTTCAGTGTCAGGAGACGTGACTCCCATCTCCTCCAGAAACCTGTAATGCAGTGCAGTGATTGGTTACTCAGAGTGACTAAAGTGAATTTGTGAAATTAAAGAactggagaaaaataaaacgttgtgtttatgtgtggtTAGATGACCTCTTCTGAGTGTTGAGCAGGAGGTCTCGAGCCCTCTGTGGATCTTTCTTCTCGTAAGCTTGGAACATGGAGAAGGACTCAATGAAACCCAGCAGGTTCCTCACTGAGAGGGACATTTTCACTCGAATACACTCAATCCTGTTGATTCATGATAAAACAAGTTAGAAgataaaagtaagaaaataatACAGTGACACAGTAgaataatgtatttttgaaCAAGGTGAGATCCAGATTTAAGCCCCTTATTGTCTGACTTTCACTGATAAGGGCTAACTGGTAGCAAAATATTAAAATTGTCTTTCTCTGAACTATTGCAGAAAAACTTTCTCACTCCATCTAATATGGCAACTTAGCTCCAAAGTCAAGGTCAGTGTTGCACATGCAGGACTTAACAGACGTTGACAGTAATACATCTCCATCTTAGATTTGCAAAATCAAGCAGTTAACTAAgtgattatttatatatatatatatatatataaatatatgaccaattaggtttttaaaataaagctcaACATATTTTTTTGGATGTGCAACAATAATATGtaataaatgtgattaatttcTGAAATGGTTCTATTTATAATGTCAAGGAATTAAAACTGAGTCAGTTTTATAAAGATGGTCATAGTTTGGGTTTTAGTAAGTATTTAAGTACCTTCGTTACTTTActgaaatatgtatttatacAACTGCAACACATACATATTAAGATGAATTATGTTACTTACAACAGATTGCGCTACCTCATGTTACCTCACGCCACCAAGTTATACAAACCAAAGCAGACCTTTGCACTCTCGTACAAAAATAGCTAACTTTGACAACGCATTAAAAATGATATGCTGGTGCACGGAAAAGCAGACTTTTGCACTACAGGACCATAAACTACATCAGCTACAGATCTCTGGTAATAAAGCTACAGATAGAATTATTACAATCACTTCAATTTACACTGTGTTTTAACATCTGTCTGTTATTTTTATATCCATTAATTCTTCTGTTTTTACTCCATTGTAGtgcttttttgttctttttcttatttatcaCGTTGCTTAAATCAGTTTTTATCTATTCTGCAGTATACACAGCTGAGGGAGATGCTTcactcttttgttgttttgtacaatgacaataaagactcATTGAATCTTTGAAACCTGAATTTCgcttaaacagacagtaaagacAGTACAAGGGTACCTGCAGCTTCATATTTTGTCTGTCCAAGCTGCTTAATAAGAACGGTCTGTGGCAGTAGAGTATTCTTACCTCTCTTTGTCAGGAAAACAGATGTCTGAGTAGAGCTCTTCCAGCTTTCCCTCACATGCAGCCACTGGATTAGTAGTGTATGGCATCAGAGCCTGCTTCACCTAAGAGTTCATGTAGAGTAATGTAATACTAGTTATTGTGCTTGTATTGCATGTATTTGTTTGCATAGGTTAGAGGGCAAATATTTGGTACACAGTTCTCAATACAGAAATGTTAGTAGTTAATCTTCGAACTTTATGACAACAAGAGCCTGGAATTCcccaaggggggaaaaaaggttttctatttctgttaATGTATGACAGGTGTTCAGGTGAGTCTTTTAAATTTCAACAGGGCCAAACTAACcatgcattcatgtggtgtcagacacatcgagaaaaaataatttcttgGGAAAGAATAAGGTGCTTGATTTGTCAACTTGACCTCATAAACGGCATAACATTTGGGAaggaaatatgttttattaatgttaagaattttttttattaattcacatattgcacatcaactttaggctcaaatataacttgaaACATCGACATTCCTCACATTTTCTTCGAAGCATCCACCCTGTTTTTTTGtcgttgttacaacattcagactttacGAACAAAAATCACGttaacacactgaagtcggaagaatcACTTCCAAACTCGGACACTGGGGCCGTCAGAGGAGCAAATGAATGCAGCATTTTGCTCCTGcctccagtctttatgctaggctaagctaatcTTGTCCTGACTCCTGCTCTACATGATCCAAATTGaaagaaattttaaaaaaaaatcccaaacatgttgaaaaatgCTCCTTGTCCTAGCATGAGTGTGAATGAGACTCCTGGGTAGGCTACTGTGAAAACAGGCTACCTTCGGAGTGGGTATAGGATTCCTGACTCGGTGGGTGGGTATGAGGTTAACTGGGATGGGCGGGAGAAGGCAGGAATGGGGTTTACAAAAGATGACCACAGTACAATGTCAACTCTTATGCCAACTGTAAGTTTTCTTATCATCTGTGCAAACTAATAGATAAAGagatttggaaaaacaaatattttcatgtcctGGGTACCAATGCTTAGTCAATAGTTATACTGTGATGAAGCAGCTGCCGTCACTGCAGAGTAAtgcttttttccacttttttcaaATCACCTCCACTGTGTTACTATTGCTTTTGACAAATATGCATACCAACAAATAACCCATAAACTGACCCTTTATCACACAGACTTTAAGTTGGACGTTTGTTCcttttaacagaaaaacaaactctaCACTGCAGAGGTCATGGCTGCTGTTGAAGGTACCTTAATAGAGCGATTTTAACATTATTCAGACTATCTTTGTCCTCAGCACAGCCTGTGAATCTAAAGTATTTGGTCTCAGACTGGGGGATTCCTCATTAAGTAAATGCTTGTGTAACCTGCACTCTGTTTTTTATCTTATGTAAAGTTTTTAGAGTAGACTGTTAGAGTAGGTGAGAGCACCACAGGTCCTTCCTGATGTCGTTTACATCGTAAAGGTACATAGACAGCTCTAGGGAAAGAAAATTGTAAACATCTCAGGACAACTTGCATTCAAATCCACAGATGTTGTAGGGGACTCCACCCCATGAATGGCCTCTTGTCAACTTCCAGTAATTAGAAAGATTAGTGTGTACTGACTCTGTGTCAGGGTTTAACATCACTCCCATAAACTTGAATGTCTGCACCCACCTCCTCGTAGATGTGGCTGAGTCTGTCTCCACAGTCCTGGAAGTGAAGTCTGGTGATGGTGTCACTGAAGCCCAGCAGAGCCATGCAACCCTTGGGTTTTAAAACTCGACTCGCTTCAGCCAGAAACCTTGACCGATCAAACCAATGAGCTGCTGACGCTGCTGTCAGAAGGTCAACAGAGCCATCGGGAAAAGGAAGGTCCTCTGCCGTCCCCTCCCTGCAGGTTCAGCAAACAAGTCACAGGTCAGTTGATCATTTCATCATAATTTTAAAGCATTGCTTTGACGTGCAGAAAAACTCTTACAGTACACTCCTACCTGTATGTAATGTTTGAGTGTCCTGGTACACCTCTGGCCTCCTCCAGCTGACACTCACTGATGTCAATGCCCACCACTTCCTGGAAATGGGGTGCCAGCAGCCGGGAATTCTGACCTGTCCCACATCCAAGATCCACGGCCAGCACATGTGGCTGTCCCTTCTGAGGATGTCAGCACACATactcaaaatgttaaatgttgttgatgttttgcaTCGTCAACTTAAGTTCACCAAACAGGGAGAATGTAAAAGCAGTATACATGTACATGCTGTATTTGGCCATGGCTTACCTTTCTATCTAGGTACTGAAGAATAATGTTCTTGATCTCTTCTGGAGGAGTAAAGCGATACTGTTGGTAGATGGAAGCATGCTCCTTCCCCTCGAACAGTCGGTACGTCATGGTGATGTTGATCCGTTATTCCTTAattctcttctgtctctctgaatTGAACTTCCATGAACTCTGTTTTGGAGATAAAAACagtctcctttctcctcctcttttgctcagtcttgttttcttttcttgtttttttagccTCTTTTACCTTTAGTTATATTCCATGTTCTTATCTTCTTGCTCTTTCCATTGTTAAACCAGTTTGTAGGATTTCAGCCCGGACACTCTCGAGCTCTGCACTCCTGCCTGCATTTGACCCTGGACCTACTTCCACAAGCTTCGTTTTTCAGTTTAAGAGAAAACGGGTAAATCATGCAGCAGCTTAAAATCACCTTACAAAcatacaactttaaaaaaaagaaacaaaaatgaaatcaagaCAGACTATTTgctaattaaaaatgtttctttctggTTGAAAGCTGTCTCTCATGCGAGGAGTCTTTACAACTCAGCTGCAGATTAGTCAACAATATGTAACAGAGGCAGGGCTTCTAGCTTAACCCTTTCATAGCCGGAGACTTCAGCTGAGTGTATTTTACCCTATAAGCAAAGCAATGGCTTAACGTTTGGAAGAATGATGTGAAACTTAGAAAACTTTAAATCTGCAGGTACACCAATAAATTGCTGAGGGGAAATGTTGTCTgaccagaaaaaaatacataatattTAATTTCTTAGTCCATCATGACACTGAATAGACATTAATAACTTCATGAGTCACATGTTGTAGCATTTCAGATACAAGAGGATACTCCCTCTATCACTTTATCATGTTCCCCGCAAACGGATTCAGCTGCTTCTTCCAGCATTTctgtatttgattttgttcttaatatcagtttttgtcttgttatAAGGTGCTGTCTGCatgattaatatttaatttttttaataggTTTGTAGGATACGcttttataagcagtttgctTCAGCCTATGCCTTTTCGGTCACTACTTAGTGACTTTGTTTGAATTGTCTATATTGCTTaaaattattgaaaaaaaaaactcatactGATATGTGGTTGTAAATAATGGTCATGCatgaactataaaaaaaaaaaagttgacactGGCTTATCAGACTTTTGATTATATTTAATCAGCCAGGGGATTGGGGGCATAGGGGGTCAGGGGCTAGGTAAAGATGATTAATACAGATAATAATCTTGTTTTACCTCTGGGTTCAGTTTTTTGAAAATAATCTGCACTGAAATCTCATTGTCCTGCCTTCAGTCTACTTCTATCAAGTGTCAGTTGGCCAACGTTTACTCTAAAAAGCTGTAGGATAGGGTGGGGGGCTGCATGAGACACACTGAGGTCACAACTGAATGTGATCTAAACTTACAAACATCAATGTTTGATGCTCAGAGCCAAGAGTGTTTTAGCAGAATGACCGGTTTTACTCCTGTGAGGAAaccaaaagtaaacaaacaaacaaacaccaaactATCCCAAGGTGTTTTCCGAACCTTCTTGTCTTTGTTAGCTTAAAACCATCAAACCTGACCATTTGACATTAAACTAGTTGAGCTCATAGGACTTGATGCTACAATCCCTCTTACAGTAATCTGCACTTTATTGAGTCTTGATGTCTTGAATGGGGAGAAGGGGTAATCGCTTCATTGGGGTCCTCAGGTGGGCACCCTCCTTCCTTGATGTTTCATTGATAGGCCCACAACATCTCCAGAGGGCTCAACGGCAACACCTGGCATCCCAGGTGAACCCCCCTCTGCTTTTACCCCTCCTGTATGCTTATTGTCATCTTGCAGCCCAGTTGGGATCCTTTCTTTTCAGCCAGATCCAATTGCTGCTTCGTTCTGCAGCCTCTGACAGAAACCTGATGGCTCGTCGGAGGGCCTGTCCACGGACTCCCATCCCTTTCAGTAGCCTGGTGGAAGATGTTGCAACAAAGCCTCTGCAGCCAATCACCACATGGAGTACTTGCGTTCTTCAGCCACGTTGTACTGGCTCGCCTGCCAGGTCTGAATATTTCAGCCTCTTGGGTTCATATGCTTCCCCAACTGCAGCCTCATGGCACAGTTTGTTCCACAATATATAGTGACTTTTTTGAGGCTGACCACATAATCAAATCCGGCCTGAGATTGGTTGCGATAATTACTGGTGGAAATACAAGCTTCTGGTCAAGATCAACTTGCATCTTCCAATCTCTGGCTGCATCCAGTAGGCAGGCTTCCCTTCTCACGGTTGGATTCCTTTGGACTTGTCCTGCTGGTACGAAGGCAGTAGTGTAATTGAAGCCAGAGGTTGGGGGAGAGAGTGCATTGGTGGTAGCCCTCCTTCCTTCTAGGATTAGAGCCAGTTGCCGGAGGACCTGGTTGTGCCTCCAAGTATAACGTTCTTTGGTGAGGCTTGTTTTTGTAGCCGGTGAGGATATGAGTGTTGTATTGATGAGAAAAACCAGACAGACTACCAAAATGAATGTCACAAAGCACTAGAACTGACGTATATGAGGACAGGCGAGTTATAGGCTGTCTGAAAAAACTGTTTAGGGCCTTTAACCTTTTTCCTATTTTCCTTGATATTATCCCTTATTTAACAGAGGAAGTATCTCTCTAACTACTGACTGTCTAATAAAGACAGCCAGGTAATGTTGGCCTGTGATATTCAAAAATGTAACCTTTGTGTCGATTTTGGTCAAGGTTTTGGTCAAGATTAGCAAAAGCCACTGGGGAGTGGCTTTTGCTAATCTTGACCAGTCCTTGGTTGGGCAGAGATTTATGACATCAAATCTCATCCTTCTGTCTTCAACACTCATATTCATCACTCATTGTTAGGATTTCTTGTAGAAAGTGTAAACTAAAAGGCTGATTTTTCAGGGTGCTGTAAAACATCTTATTTACCACCTACCTTGTGGCAGCAGCTTCAGACAGTAAATTTGACATCACAGAAATAGAAAATCATGTTGCtgattgtcttgtttgcttttgcaagtcataaagaggcatcaatattaatttcagtctgtttcataaccagctcaaaattcctcacaggagctttaagtgtcTAAGTCTTGAACGCCATTCAGCACAGGAGGGCAAAATCATTGATTGCCTGGAACAGGATCTAACACACTTGGCTTACAAAACACTAGAGGAAACCTGAAATGGGATTGCTCTTTCAAACAGATAATAATGCCCATATATGGTGCCATGGTTTGTTTCAAATATGGGATATGATCCCGCTTGATTAAGATGAATTCGGTCACAGCAATGTCCTAGAAGTAAAGGTCACTTGTAATGGAACTAAACCTATAGGGCTCAGTAATAAAAGTCTGTATGTGCAGGGTCAGCGGGTCACTCTTCCCTCTGTCTTTGTTAAACACCAACTGCACCTACTGCTGGGTGTTtgccaaaa is a window of Labrus mixtus chromosome 13, fLabMix1.1, whole genome shotgun sequence DNA encoding:
- the LOC132987029 gene encoding putative methyltransferase DDB_G0268948, whose protein sequence is MTYRLFEGKEHTSSYWKYRISPSHHLIQQVLDFLEKQKGGPYELAVDVGCGSGQGTVLLSKHFASVVGTDVSPAQIEMALQHAKEPNVTYRHCVAEELPFADGSVDLMTAMSAFHWFDRPRFLKEAHRVLKPRGCLALLNYTIDMELSHPDCCSQTLNDVCKEFYEALKPYRSPHLGVSSIELYREAYNSIPYPDKEWQECVWVKRPMPLSSYMGLVESFSSYQRLLREDPQKATELSRDICQKLMSVMRVTSEDTEVVLAVKYFYLLASKPQEA
- the zgc:162396 gene encoding LOW QUALITY PROTEIN: putative methyltransferase DDB_G0268948 (The sequence of the model RefSeq protein was modified relative to this genomic sequence to represent the inferred CDS: inserted 1 base in 1 codon), whose product is MTYRLFEGKEHASIYQQYRFTPPEEIKNIILQYLDRKKGQPHVLAVDLGCGTGQNSRLLAPHFQEVVGIDISECQLEEARGVPGHSNITYREGTAEDLPFPDGSVDLLTAASAAHWFDRSRFLAEASRVLKPKGCMALLGFSDTITRLHFQDCGDRLSHIYEEVKQALMPYTTNPVAACEGKLEELYSDICFPDKERIECIRVKMSLSVRNLLGFIESFSMFQAYEKKDPQRARDLLLNTQKRFLEEMGVTSPDTEIGXGYFCVLASKPQ